From Eriocheir sinensis breed Jianghai 21 unplaced genomic scaffold, ASM2467909v1 Scaffold1095, whole genome shotgun sequence, the proteins below share one genomic window:
- the LOC126989202 gene encoding titin-like isoform X4, which yields MNLFFVWTVFLVLVAGPQVEGSRVPGLKVLPDVDSSCAAAVRAALEEYRDLYKGQLREPPKMTYPMKTSSVIASNDTFKTIERKVFNDTDETGQETESKRAEQRKEILPSNITNEAVVKEKEELLPSQESTNVTSVEERNVTEKDDGLQKAKGTEQRKEILPSNITNEVVVKEKEELLPSQESTKVTSVEERNVTEKDAGLHEAERTEQRKEILPSNITNEIVVKEKEELLPSQESTKVTSVEKKNITEKSDGKDVEKETVIQKEVEKNVCNSDIKEVRNEKHLNETIEDLKHQVDDVKNKMKEEKAKAEETNTTPITQDGKVVEKTVPAVTPAKVVRKDVPSVGEGKDSVVTRVVKPVTPSVVAEKVPVVTNQTVAEKIPPTATEGKVHVVKEDKFIEKVVPSVTEEKLPVVTKEKVVEQAAPSVTQEIVSVSKEQAELPLAAEEKKVIEKIIPSVTEGKVPVVPQQEVVENVAPSTTEEKVPVVTQERVIEQNVPQERVIEQAVPQEMVIEQSAPQERVIEQNAPQERIIEQNAPQERVIEQSVPQERVIERNAPQERVTEQNAPQERVTEQNAPQERVIEQNVPQERVTEQNAPQERVIEQNAPQERVIEQNAPQERVIEQNVPQERVIEQNAPQERVTEQNAPQERVIEQNAPQERVIEQNEPQERVIEQNAPQERVIEQNAPQERVTEQNVPQERVIERVAPQERAIEQAAPTATEGKVPVVIKKVTEQAAPSVTEEIVTVSKEKEEVPVVTEEKVPAVRNETVIEKITPSVTEEKVVNQRKVVSYEDATENQENQVTGDEETDKTELKFIITIQERIVREQTVSIIPVMDKDANTRRNGKVAKKQLKRIMKKVARAVREELSKEHKTAREEQ from the exons ATGAACCTCTTCTTTGTTTGGACGGTCTTCTTAGTGCTGGTGGCCGGCCCTCAGGTGGAGGGCTCCCGGGTACCGGGGCTGAAGGTGCTCCCGGATGTGGACTCCTCGTGTGCGGCAGCGGTGAGAGCCGCTCTTGAGGAATACCGAGATCTTTACAAGGGACAACTTAGAGAACCACCGAAGAtgacttatccaatgaagacaagTTCAGTAATAGCCTCTAACGACACCTTTAAGACGATAGAAAGGAAAGTCTTTAATGATACCGATGAAACGGGTCAAGAAACCGAATCAAAACGAgcagagcaaagaaaagagattctgcccagcaatataacgaacgaAGCagttgtgaaagagaaggaagaacttctaccttcacaggaaagcactaatgtgacatctgtggaggagaggaatgttacagagaaggatgatggacttcagaaggcaaaaggaacagaacaaagaaaggagattctgcccagcaatataacgaatgaagttgttgtgaaagagaaggaagaacttctaccttcacaggaaagcacgaaagtgacatctgtggaggagaggaatgttacagagaaggatgCTGGACTTCATGAGGCAgaacgaacagagcaaagaaaggagattctgcccagcaatataacgaatgaaattgttgtgaaagagaaagaagaacttctaccttcacaggaaagcacgaaagtgacatctgtggagaagaagaatattacagagaagagtgatggaaaagatgtcgagaaagaaactgtaattcaaaaagaagtcgaaaagaatgtgtgtaatagcgacatcaaagaggttcgtaacgaaaaacatcttaatgaaacaattgaagacttgaaacaccaagttgatgacgtgaaaaacaagatgaaggaagaaaaagcaaaggctgAAGAAACAAATACTACGCCTATCACTCAAGACGGTAAAGTCGTTGAAAAGACAGTCCCTGCTGTGACGCCGGCGAAGGTTGTTAGAAAGGATGTGCCCtcggtgggagaaggaaaagactccgTTGTGACTCGAGTTGTTaaacctgttaccccttcggtggtagcagaaaaggtccccgttgtgacaaatcagaccgttgctgaaaagattccccctacggcgacggaaggaaaagtccacgttgttaaagaagataaatttattgaaaaggttgtgccctcggtgacggaagaaaaactccccgttgtgacaaaggagaaggttgttgagcaggctgccccttcggtgacacaggagatcgtaagtgtctctaaggagcaagcagaacttcctctcgcggcagaggagaagaaggttattgaaaagattatcccctcggtgacagaaggaaaagtcccggtagtccctcaacaggaggttgttgaaaacGTTGCCCCTtcgacgacagaagaaaaagttcctgttgtgacacaagaaagggttattgagcagaatgtcccacaagaaagggttattgaaca ggctgtcccacaagaaatggttattgaacagtctgccccacaagaaagggttattgaacagaatgccccacaagaaaggattattgaacagaatgccccacaagaaagggttattgaacagtctgtcccacaagaaagggttattgaaagg aatgccccacaagaaagggttactgaacagaatgccccacaagaaagggttactgaacagaatgccccacaagaaagggttattgaacagaatgtcccacaagaaagggttactgaacagaatgccccacaagaaagggttattgaacagaatgccccacaagaaagggttattgaacaaaatgccccacaagaaagggttattgaacagaatgtcccacaagaaagggttattgaacagaatgccccacaagaaagggttactgaacagaatgccccacaagaaagggttattgaacagaatgccccacaagaaagggttattgaacaaaatgaaccacaagaaagggttattgaacagaatgccccacaggaaagggttattgaacagaatgccccacaagaaagggttactgaacagaatgttccacaagaaagggttattgaaagggttgccccacaagaaagggctattgaacaggctgcccctacggcgacagaaggaaaagttcctgttgtgataaaaaaggttactgaacaggctgccccttcggttacagaagagattgtcactgtttctaaagagaaagaagaagtccctgttgtaacagaggaaaaggttcccgctgtgagaaatgagacagttattgaaaagattactccttccgtaacagaagaaaaagttgtcaatcaacggaaggttgtttcttacgaagatgcgacagaaaatcaggaaaatcaagttactggagatgaagaaacggacaaaactgaattgaagtttatcatcaccatacaagagagaatagtccgcgaacagacagtctcgatcatacccgtgatggacaaggacgccaacacaagaaggaatggaaaagtggcgaagaaacaactgaaaagaataatgaagaaggtgGCCCGAGCCGTACGGGAAGAATTAAGCAAGGAACACAAGACAGCGAGGGAGGAACAGTAG
- the LOC126989202 gene encoding titin-like isoform X7 produces MNLFFVWTVFLVLVAGPQVEGSRVPGLKVLPDVDSSCAAAVRAALEEYRDLYKGQLREPPKMTYPMKTSSVIASNDTFKTIERKVFNDTDETGQETESKRAEQRKEILPSNITNEAVVKEKEELLPSQESTNVTSVEERNVTEKDDGLQKAKGTEQRKEILPSNITNEVVVKEKEELLPSQESTKVTSVEERNVTEKDAGLHEAERTEQRKEILPSNITNEIVVKEKEELLPSQESTKVTSVEKKNITEKSDGKDVEKETVIQKEVEKNVCNSDIKEVRNEKHLNETIEDLKHQVDDVKNKMKEEKAKAEETNTTPITQDGKVVEKTVPAVTPAKVVRKDVPSVGEGKDSVVTRVVKPVTPSVVAEKVPVVTNQTVAEKIPPTATEGKVHVVKEDKFIEKVVPSVTEEKLPVVTKEKVVEQAAPSVTQEIVSVSKEQAELPLAAEEKKVIEKIIPSVTEGKVPVVPQQEVVENVAPSTTEEKVPVVTQERVIEQNVPQERVIEQSVPQERVIERAVPQEMVIEQSAPQERVIEQNAPQERIIEQNAPQERVIEQSVPQERVIERNVPQERVIEQNAPQERVTEQNAPQERVIEQNAPQERVIEQNEPQERVIEQNAPQERVIEQNAPQERVTEQNVPQERVIERVAPQERAIEQAAPTATEGKVPVVIKKVTEQAAPSVTEEIVTVSKEKEEVPVVTEEKVPAVRNETVIEKITPSVTEEKVVNQRKVVSYEDATENQENQVTGDEETDKTELKFIITIQERIVREQTVSIIPVMDKDANTRRNGKVAKKQLKRIMKKVARAVREELSKEHKTAREEQ; encoded by the exons ATGAACCTCTTCTTTGTTTGGACGGTCTTCTTAGTGCTGGTGGCCGGCCCTCAGGTGGAGGGCTCCCGGGTACCGGGGCTGAAGGTGCTCCCGGATGTGGACTCCTCGTGTGCGGCAGCGGTGAGAGCCGCTCTTGAGGAATACCGAGATCTTTACAAGGGACAACTTAGAGAACCACCGAAGAtgacttatccaatgaagacaagTTCAGTAATAGCCTCTAACGACACCTTTAAGACGATAGAAAGGAAAGTCTTTAATGATACCGATGAAACGGGTCAAGAAACCGAATCAAAACGAgcagagcaaagaaaagagattctgcccagcaatataacgaacgaAGCagttgtgaaagagaaggaagaacttctaccttcacaggaaagcactaatgtgacatctgtggaggagaggaatgttacagagaaggatgatggacttcagaaggcaaaaggaacagaacaaagaaaggagattctgcccagcaatataacgaatgaagttgttgtgaaagagaaggaagaacttctaccttcacaggaaagcacgaaagtgacatctgtggaggagaggaatgttacagagaaggatgCTGGACTTCATGAGGCAgaacgaacagagcaaagaaaggagattctgcccagcaatataacgaatgaaattgttgtgaaagagaaagaagaacttctaccttcacaggaaagcacgaaagtgacatctgtggagaagaagaatattacagagaagagtgatggaaaagatgtcgagaaagaaactgtaattcaaaaagaagtcgaaaagaatgtgtgtaatagcgacatcaaagaggttcgtaacgaaaaacatcttaatgaaacaattgaagacttgaaacaccaagttgatgacgtgaaaaacaagatgaaggaagaaaaagcaaaggctgAAGAAACAAATACTACGCCTATCACTCAAGACGGTAAAGTCGTTGAAAAGACAGTCCCTGCTGTGACGCCGGCGAAGGTTGTTAGAAAGGATGTGCCCtcggtgggagaaggaaaagactccgTTGTGACTCGAGTTGTTaaacctgttaccccttcggtggtagcagaaaaggtccccgttgtgacaaatcagaccgttgctgaaaagattccccctacggcgacggaaggaaaagtccacgttgttaaagaagataaatttattgaaaaggttgtgccctcggtgacggaagaaaaactccccgttgtgacaaaggagaaggttgttgagcaggctgccccttcggtgacacaggagatcgtaagtgtctctaaggagcaagcagaacttcctctcgcggcagaggagaagaaggttattgaaaagattatcccctcggtgacagaaggaaaagtcccggtagtccctcaacaggaggttgttgaaaacGTTGCCCCTtcgacgacagaagaaaaagttcctgttgtgacacaagaaagggttattgagcagaatgtcccacaagaaagggttattgaacagtctgtcccacaagaaagggttattgaaagggctgtcccacaagaaatggttattgaacagtctgccccacaagaaagggttattgaacagaatgccccacaagaaaggattattgaacagaatgccccacaagaaagggttattgaacagtctgtcccacaagaaagggttattgaaagg aatgtcccacaagaaagggttattgaacagaatgccccacaagaaagggttactgaacagaatgccccacaagaaagggttattgaacagaatgccccacaagaaagggttattgaacaaaatgaaccacaagaaagggttattgaacagaatgccccacaggaaagggttattgaacagaatgccccacaagaaagggttactgaacagaatgttccacaagaaagggttattgaaagggttgccccacaagaaagggctattgaacaggctgcccctacggcgacagaaggaaaagttcctgttgtgataaaaaaggttactgaacaggctgccccttcggttacagaagagattgtcactgtttctaaagagaaagaagaagtccctgttgtaacagaggaaaaggttcccgctgtgagaaatgagacagttattgaaaagattactccttccgtaacagaagaaaaagttgtcaatcaacggaaggttgtttcttacgaagatgcgacagaaaatcaggaaaatcaagttactggagatgaagaaacggacaaaactgaattgaagtttatcatcaccatacaagagagaatagtccgcgaacagacagtctcgatcatacccgtgatggacaaggacgccaacacaagaaggaatggaaaagtggcgaagaaacaactgaaaagaataatgaagaaggtgGCCCGAGCCGTACGGGAAGAATTAAGCAAGGAACACAAGACAGCGAGGGAGGAACAGTAG
- the LOC126989202 gene encoding titin-like isoform X6, whose translation MNLFFVWTVFLVLVAGPQVEGSRVPGLKVLPDVDSSCAAAVRAALEEYRDLYKGQLREPPKMTYPMKTSSVIASNDTFKTIERKVFNDTDETGQETESKRAEQRKEILPSNITNEAVVKEKEELLPSQESTNVTSVEERNVTEKDDGLQKAKGTEQRKEILPSNITNEVVVKEKEELLPSQESTKVTSVEERNVTEKDAGLHEAERTEQRKEILPSNITNEIVVKEKEELLPSQESTKVTSVEKKNITEKSDGKDVEKETVIQKEVEKNVCNSDIKEVRNEKHLNETIEDLKHQVDDVKNKMKEEKAKAEETNTTPITQDGKVVEKTVPAVTPAKVVRKDVPSVGEGKDSVVTRVVKPVTPSVVAEKVPVVTNQTVAEKIPPTATEGKVHVVKEDKFIEKVVPSVTEEKLPVVTKEKVVEQAAPSVTQEIVSVSKEQAELPLAAEEKKVIEKIIPSVTEGKVPVVPQQEVVENVAPSTTEEKVPVVTQERVIEQNVPQERVIEQSVPQERVIERAVPQEMVIEQSAPQERVIEQNAPQERIIEQNAPQERVIEQSVPQERVIERNVPQERVTEQNAPQERVIEQNAPQERVIEQNAPQERVIEQNVPQERVIEQNAPQERVTEQNAPQERVIEQNAPQERVIEQNEPQERVIEQNAPQERVIEQNAPQERVTEQNVPQERVIERVAPQERAIEQAAPTATEGKVPVVIKKVTEQAAPSVTEEIVTVSKEKEEVPVVTEEKVPAVRNETVIEKITPSVTEEKVVNQRKVVSYEDATENQENQVTGDEETDKTELKFIITIQERIVREQTVSIIPVMDKDANTRRNGKVAKKQLKRIMKKVARAVREELSKEHKTAREEQ comes from the exons ATGAACCTCTTCTTTGTTTGGACGGTCTTCTTAGTGCTGGTGGCCGGCCCTCAGGTGGAGGGCTCCCGGGTACCGGGGCTGAAGGTGCTCCCGGATGTGGACTCCTCGTGTGCGGCAGCGGTGAGAGCCGCTCTTGAGGAATACCGAGATCTTTACAAGGGACAACTTAGAGAACCACCGAAGAtgacttatccaatgaagacaagTTCAGTAATAGCCTCTAACGACACCTTTAAGACGATAGAAAGGAAAGTCTTTAATGATACCGATGAAACGGGTCAAGAAACCGAATCAAAACGAgcagagcaaagaaaagagattctgcccagcaatataacgaacgaAGCagttgtgaaagagaaggaagaacttctaccttcacaggaaagcactaatgtgacatctgtggaggagaggaatgttacagagaaggatgatggacttcagaaggcaaaaggaacagaacaaagaaaggagattctgcccagcaatataacgaatgaagttgttgtgaaagagaaggaagaacttctaccttcacaggaaagcacgaaagtgacatctgtggaggagaggaatgttacagagaaggatgCTGGACTTCATGAGGCAgaacgaacagagcaaagaaaggagattctgcccagcaatataacgaatgaaattgttgtgaaagagaaagaagaacttctaccttcacaggaaagcacgaaagtgacatctgtggagaagaagaatattacagagaagagtgatggaaaagatgtcgagaaagaaactgtaattcaaaaagaagtcgaaaagaatgtgtgtaatagcgacatcaaagaggttcgtaacgaaaaacatcttaatgaaacaattgaagacttgaaacaccaagttgatgacgtgaaaaacaagatgaaggaagaaaaagcaaaggctgAAGAAACAAATACTACGCCTATCACTCAAGACGGTAAAGTCGTTGAAAAGACAGTCCCTGCTGTGACGCCGGCGAAGGTTGTTAGAAAGGATGTGCCCtcggtgggagaaggaaaagactccgTTGTGACTCGAGTTGTTaaacctgttaccccttcggtggtagcagaaaaggtccccgttgtgacaaatcagaccgttgctgaaaagattccccctacggcgacggaaggaaaagtccacgttgttaaagaagataaatttattgaaaaggttgtgccctcggtgacggaagaaaaactccccgttgtgacaaaggagaaggttgttgagcaggctgccccttcggtgacacaggagatcgtaagtgtctctaaggagcaagcagaacttcctctcgcggcagaggagaagaaggttattgaaaagattatcccctcggtgacagaaggaaaagtcccggtagtccctcaacaggaggttgttgaaaacGTTGCCCCTtcgacgacagaagaaaaagttcctgttgtgacacaagaaagggttattgagcagaatgtcccacaagaaagggttattgaacagtctgtcccacaagaaagggttattgaaagggctgtcccacaagaaatggttattgaacagtctgccccacaagaaagggttattgaacagaatgccccacaagaaaggattattgaacagaatgccccacaagaaagggttattgaacagtctgtcccacaagaaagggttattgaaagg aatgtcccacaagaaagggttactgaacagaatgccccacaagaaagggttattgaacagaatgccccacaagaaagggttattgaacaaaatgccccacaagaaagggttattgaacagaatgtcccacaagaaagggttattgaacagaatgccccacaagaaagggttactgaacagaatgccccacaagaaagggttattgaacagaatgccccacaagaaagggttattgaacaaaatgaaccacaagaaagggttattgaacagaatgccccacaggaaagggttattgaacagaatgccccacaagaaagggttactgaacagaatgttccacaagaaagggttattgaaagggttgccccacaagaaagggctattgaacaggctgcccctacggcgacagaaggaaaagttcctgttgtgataaaaaaggttactgaacaggctgccccttcggttacagaagagattgtcactgtttctaaagagaaagaagaagtccctgttgtaacagaggaaaaggttcccgctgtgagaaatgagacagttattgaaaagattactccttccgtaacagaagaaaaagttgtcaatcaacggaaggttgtttcttacgaagatgcgacagaaaatcaggaaaatcaagttactggagatgaagaaacggacaaaactgaattgaagtttatcatcaccatacaagagagaatagtccgcgaacagacagtctcgatcatacccgtgatggacaaggacgccaacacaagaaggaatggaaaagtggcgaagaaacaactgaaaagaataatgaagaaggtgGCCCGAGCCGTACGGGAAGAATTAAGCAAGGAACACAAGACAGCGAGGGAGGAACAGTAG
- the LOC126989202 gene encoding titin-like isoform X3 encodes MNLFFVWTVFLVLVAGPQVEGSRVPGLKVLPDVDSSCAAAVRAALEEYRDLYKGQLREPPKMTYPMKTSSVIASNDTFKTIERKVFNDTDETGQETESKRAEQRKEILPSNITNEAVVKEKEELLPSQESTNVTSVEERNVTEKDDGLQKAKGTEQRKEILPSNITNEVVVKEKEELLPSQESTKVTSVEERNVTEKDAGLHEAERTEQRKEILPSNITNEIVVKEKEELLPSQESTKVTSVEKKNITEKSDGKDVEKETVIQKEVEKNVCNSDIKEVRNEKHLNETIEDLKHQVDDVKNKMKEEKAKAEETNTTPITQDGKVVEKTVPAVTPAKVVRKDVPSVGEGKDSVVTRVVKPVTPSVVAEKVPVVTNQTVAEKIPPTATEGKVHVVKEDKFIEKVVPSVTEEKLPVVTKEKVVEQAAPSVTQEIVSVSKEQAELPLAAEEKKVIEKIIPSVTEGKVPVVPQQEVVENVAPSTTEEKVPVVTQERVIEQNVPQERVIEQSVPQERVIERAVPQEMVIEQSAPQERVIEQNAPQERIIEQNAPQERVIEQSVPQERVIERNAPQERVTEQNAPQERVTEQNAPQERVIEQNVPQERVTEQNAPQERVIEQNAPQERVIEQNAPQERVIEQNVPQERVIEQNAPQERVTEQNAPQERVIEQNAPQERVIEQNEPQERVIEQNAPQERVIEQNAPQERVTEQNVPQERVIERVAPQERAIEQAAPTATEGKVPVVIKKVTEQAAPSVTEEIVTVSKEKEEVPVVTEEKVPAVRNETVIEKITPSVTEEKVVNQRKVVSYEDATENQENQVTGDEETDKTELKFIITIQERIVREQTVSIIPVMDKDANTRRNGKVAKKQLKRIMKKVARAVREELSKEHKTAREEQ; translated from the exons ATGAACCTCTTCTTTGTTTGGACGGTCTTCTTAGTGCTGGTGGCCGGCCCTCAGGTGGAGGGCTCCCGGGTACCGGGGCTGAAGGTGCTCCCGGATGTGGACTCCTCGTGTGCGGCAGCGGTGAGAGCCGCTCTTGAGGAATACCGAGATCTTTACAAGGGACAACTTAGAGAACCACCGAAGAtgacttatccaatgaagacaagTTCAGTAATAGCCTCTAACGACACCTTTAAGACGATAGAAAGGAAAGTCTTTAATGATACCGATGAAACGGGTCAAGAAACCGAATCAAAACGAgcagagcaaagaaaagagattctgcccagcaatataacgaacgaAGCagttgtgaaagagaaggaagaacttctaccttcacaggaaagcactaatgtgacatctgtggaggagaggaatgttacagagaaggatgatggacttcagaaggcaaaaggaacagaacaaagaaaggagattctgcccagcaatataacgaatgaagttgttgtgaaagagaaggaagaacttctaccttcacaggaaagcacgaaagtgacatctgtggaggagaggaatgttacagagaaggatgCTGGACTTCATGAGGCAgaacgaacagagcaaagaaaggagattctgcccagcaatataacgaatgaaattgttgtgaaagagaaagaagaacttctaccttcacaggaaagcacgaaagtgacatctgtggagaagaagaatattacagagaagagtgatggaaaagatgtcgagaaagaaactgtaattcaaaaagaagtcgaaaagaatgtgtgtaatagcgacatcaaagaggttcgtaacgaaaaacatcttaatgaaacaattgaagacttgaaacaccaagttgatgacgtgaaaaacaagatgaaggaagaaaaagcaaaggctgAAGAAACAAATACTACGCCTATCACTCAAGACGGTAAAGTCGTTGAAAAGACAGTCCCTGCTGTGACGCCGGCGAAGGTTGTTAGAAAGGATGTGCCCtcggtgggagaaggaaaagactccgTTGTGACTCGAGTTGTTaaacctgttaccccttcggtggtagcagaaaaggtccccgttgtgacaaatcagaccgttgctgaaaagattccccctacggcgacggaaggaaaagtccacgttgttaaagaagataaatttattgaaaaggttgtgccctcggtgacggaagaaaaactccccgttgtgacaaaggagaaggttgttgagcaggctgccccttcggtgacacaggagatcgtaagtgtctctaaggagcaagcagaacttcctctcgcggcagaggagaagaaggttattgaaaagattatcccctcggtgacagaaggaaaagtcccggtagtccctcaacaggaggttgttgaaaacGTTGCCCCTtcgacgacagaagaaaaagttcctgttgtgacacaagaaagggttattgagcagaatgtcccacaagaaagggttattgaacagtctgtcccacaagaaagggttattgaaagggctgtcccacaagaaatggttattgaacagtctgccccacaagaaagggttattgaacagaatgccccacaagaaaggattattgaacagaatgccccacaagaaagggttattgaacagtctgtcccacaagaaagggttattgaaagg aatgccccacaagaaagggttactgaacagaatgccccacaagaaagggttactgaacagaatgccccacaagaaagggttattgaacagaatgtcccacaagaaagggttactgaacagaatgccccacaagaaagggttattgaacagaatgccccacaagaaagggttattgaacaaaatgccccacaagaaagggttattgaacagaatgtcccacaagaaagggttattgaacagaatgccccacaagaaagggttactgaacagaatgccccacaagaaagggttattgaacagaatgccccacaagaaagggttattgaacaaaatgaaccacaagaaagggttattgaacagaatgccccacaggaaagggttattgaacagaatgccccacaagaaagggttactgaacagaatgttccacaagaaagggttattgaaagggttgccccacaagaaagggctattgaacaggctgcccctacggcgacagaaggaaaagttcctgttgtgataaaaaaggttactgaacaggctgccccttcggttacagaagagattgtcactgtttctaaagagaaagaagaagtccctgttgtaacagaggaaaaggttcccgctgtgagaaatgagacagttattgaaaagattactccttccgtaacagaagaaaaagttgtcaatcaacggaaggttgtttcttacgaagatgcgacagaaaatcaggaaaatcaagttactggagatgaagaaacggacaaaactgaattgaagtttatcatcaccatacaagagagaatagtccgcgaacagacagtctcgatcatacccgtgatggacaaggacgccaacacaagaaggaatggaaaagtggcgaagaaacaactgaaaagaataatgaagaaggtgGCCCGAGCCGTACGGGAAGAATTAAGCAAGGAACACAAGACAGCGAGGGAGGAACAGTAG